A stretch of DNA from Brachyhypopomus gauderio isolate BG-103 chromosome 7, BGAUD_0.2, whole genome shotgun sequence:
GGCTTTCTTGCGCTCCCGGTGCTCGGGCCTCGCCTCCACGACCTCCATGAACTTGCGGAACTGGTTGCGGAGGTTCTCCTCGACGCGGCTGTATTGGCCGTCCAGCGTCTCCTTCTTGATCTGCAGCAGGGCGTCGCGGTTCCTCCGCGAGATCTCGTCTAGCCGGCGGTTAACGCTGCCGAACTCGCGCTTCAGCGTCTGGATGTCTTCGTCATCCACCTGGTGCAGGACGACACGGAGCAGCGAGCCTGCCACACCGAAGATGGGGTTCACCACGGCGGCCGCCGACGAGATGGTGGCCACACACTCCAGGACCTTGACTAATCCTCTCTTTAACTTGTCCCGGTCCTCCAAGATCTCTTCACTATCAGCCATAGTGAACAGAAATGCTCTTCAAAGCAGTTACAGCTTTAGAGGGGAAGACAGATACTTGCAATCAATAACATGCTTTCaattgaaaatgaaaatattattAGCTTAAAATATGCAAATGATTACAAAAAGCTGTGAAGTATCTTAGATTAATCTAATTTTCCCTTTGCATTTACTATtacaattactgtttattactACTTCCCTGTGTATATATTTTCCAGTTAATTTATAAAGCCACCTCATATTGCATCCATCACTCTGAGTTACTTACACTACAGATTTATACTAATCAAATACTCCATACTACATTTTTTTCTTGGTAGTTTGAGACCTCAGAAAGTTCTCGAGTTTAAGTGGGCATGGAAAGACAGACATGCTAATGTGTAAACCTTTCTAATGCCTTCATTGGTTTGTAGTCTATTGAATGCAAATCAGGCTGGTTTGCATATCCACCTATGATATGCAACACAGTAGCTACAAGAGAGATGTGCCTAAAAAACAACTCTATCCTTACTTTGAATTTGTTTACAAATGACCATATTAATCATAATTAATCATGGTATATCAAATATAACAGGATTGGTTTCAAGCATTTCAAAGCAAGATCAGTGAAAGAAATTGTGCCTCTCACTTGCAAACAAAAGCCAATAAAGCTGAAGATAAATATGACTTGGAAAAagtaatttatttttttgcaagTCAAACAGCATGTTCCACAGCTGAAATAAGATAGCAAAATTAGCAACAGCTATATAACATAAACCACAGATATGCAGATGCACTGATGCAAAGATTCCAGATACATTCAACcacaataaaatatttataacaGCATACTTAATCTTTTGCATACATAAAATAAGATTTATAGATTAAGTGCTATAGAAAAAAGGTGCAAACTGCATAGAGAAACCACAACCACAGGAAAAGTGGCGAAAAAATGTTCCTGATTACCCATATAAGTAATTTTGGCTTTTTTGATTGCTTTCTCCGTAATAAACATTCAGAAAATGAGATAACTATGTTTTTATTAGCCTTTCAGCATATTTGGTATCAGTGTTTCAGGGTATCAGTCCTCTTCGTTACACTGGTCTAACACTTCTTGCATCTTGGCCTGAATGTCTGCGACCCTTTGGGCCCATTTCTCCCGgacctcatcttcatcatcttcgGTGACAACGGTGTAGGCCATCAGCGTTATGAGACCTATGTGGAACAGATGAGCCACGTAGGAGCACCGTGCTTCCATCAACTTCCTGTTCCTGTTGTAGTGCTCCAGGTACACCAATAAAAGTGGCCTCCCGAACAACGTAGACGTTCCCATGACACCATAGTAGAACACGTTCAAGCTCATGTCACTCTTGTCCCTCTCATAGGTCGTCTCAAAGTCGCGGACGTAACGTTGGCTCTTGTCTGGGTCCGCCTTGACGCGCCTCA
This window harbors:
- the rpz gene encoding protein rapunzel isoform X1, whose product is MADSEEILEDRDKLKRGLVKVLECVATISSAAAVVNPIFGVAGSLLRVVLHQVDDEDIQTLKREFGSVNRRLDEISRRNRDALLQIKKETLDGQYSRVEENLRNQFRKFMEVVEARPEHRERKKADFEESYANDLGDQNLHSLYEGVMGKPKLFSRPILEVYMIHSGRDRRVMEHLCTRLTYLFCIGLIALMGYAATIGDDEEGLSEDWAEKMENVQEKMQEVLRSCK
- the rpz gene encoding protein rapunzel isoform X2; the encoded protein is MADKEQIKQTAAKVLGCVEKISSFASSIDPMFGIVTSLIGVVRKGLVEDEGHELDKEFRQLHDKLESISEKNRQTLQQIRIDEVYETFGKYEEFIKHQYGAFNTMVRRVKADPDKSQRYVRDFETTYERDKSDMSLNVFYYGVMGTSTLFGRPLLLVYLEHYNRNRKLMEARCSYVAHLFHIGLITLMAYTVVTEDDEDEVREKWAQRVADIQAKMQEVLDQCNEED